In the Gossypium arboreum isolate Shixiya-1 chromosome 10, ASM2569848v2, whole genome shotgun sequence genome, one interval contains:
- the LOC108466091 gene encoding psbP domain-containing protein 2, chloroplastic, which produces MDSQICVPISNQSPYCYHFHRSSPKFPCFVPKALRPHSLENNKNLNKATLLSPLSLTKRALNSSALLLIFYGFFPHNSKAFSDKDLDLERYTDFEQGFTLLRPSSWNKVEKAGATVLFEEANVGSNNVGVVVSPVRLNSLGEFGTPQFVADKLIQAEKRKESTKDAEVIGVAKRPGQGGLQVYEFEYKVDSTRGGMKRILSAAFVASKKLYLLNIAHSDKPESPLDTHTRAVLEEILHSFDALPST; this is translated from the exons ATGGATTCCCAAATTTGCGTCCCTATCTCAAACCAAAGCCCCTACTGCTACCATTTCCATCGTTCCTCTCCAAAGTTCCCTTGTTTCGTACCCAAAGCTCTCAGACCCCATTCTCTTGAAAACAACAAAAATCTCAACAAAGCCACCTTGCTATCTCCACTTTCCCTCACGAAGAGAGCCCTCAATTCCTCAGCCCTCCTCCTTATCTTTTATGGGTTTTTCCCTCACAATTCCAAAGCTTTCTCTGACAAAGATTTGGACCTCGAAAGGTACACAGATTTTGAGCAGGGTTTCACCCTTCTCAGGCCTTCTTCTTGGAACAAG GTTGAGAAAGCAGGGGCAACTGTTTTGTTTGAGGAGGCAAACGTGGGAAGTAACAATGTTGGGGTAGTTGTGAGCCCAGTTCGTTTAAACAGCCTTGGAGAATTTGGTACTCCCCAATTTGTAGCTGATAAGCTTATACAGGCTGAAAAACGCAAG GAAAGCACAAAGGATGCTGAGGTAATTGGAGTTGCCAAGAGACCTGGTCAAGGAGGCTTACAAGTGTACGAGTTTGAGTACAAAGTGGATAGCACCAGGGGAGGAATGAAGAGGATCCTTTCAGCAGCTTTTGTGGCATCAAAGAAGCTCTACCTTCTTAATATAGCTCATTCAGACAAACCTGAAAGCCCTCTGGATACCCATACAAGAGCCGTATTAGAAGAAATTCTCCACTCTTTTGATGCTTTACCTTCTACATAG